From the Rhodopirellula islandica genome, one window contains:
- a CDS encoding PA2169 family four-helix-bundle protein has protein sequence MSLETKIDLNETTIEKLQKLIRANIDSYNGFHESAEELKDERLATLFRAIGDERSAMATELQQHVEFNGKEAEDDGSVAAKTHRIWINIRGKLNGGDATVILIEAERGEDHIKEAYEDVLKDTAGSAMNDVLSAQYAKVKAGHDKVRDLRDAYKAS, from the coding sequence ATGTCTCTTGAAACCAAAATCGACTTGAACGAAACCACCATCGAAAAGCTTCAAAAGCTGATTCGTGCCAACATCGATTCCTACAACGGCTTTCACGAGTCCGCCGAAGAACTGAAGGACGAGCGTTTGGCGACACTGTTTCGGGCGATTGGTGATGAACGGTCCGCGATGGCCACTGAACTGCAGCAGCACGTCGAGTTCAACGGCAAAGAAGCCGAAGACGATGGCAGCGTGGCCGCCAAAACACACCGCATCTGGATCAACATCCGCGGCAAACTGAACGGCGGCGATGCAACCGTGATCTTGATCGAAGCCGAGCGTGGGGAGGATCACATCAAGGAAGCCTACGAAGATGTCCTCAAAGACACCGCTGGCAGTGCAATGAACGATGTGTTGTCCGCCCAATACGCAAAGGTCAAAGCCGGCCACGACAAAGTTCGCGATCTTCGCGACGCCTACAAGGCCAGCTGA
- a CDS encoding glycosyltransferase family 2 protein, producing MKISVLTIVRGRQAHLENQLKGLLQSEILPHEWVVVGMNQDVTLPDCQRFPIRISSVNHPTEPLPLAQARNHAASLCKTDGLVFLDVDCIPSPDMIGNMLNALQTEDRLWMGCPRYLPAEAAEDDWQMDHLQRLSVGHPLQPQLGEEKRQGSERYEMFWSLCFATSLSSFDQIGGFDDSFDGYGGEDTDFAFSARKAGVPFGFVNAVAYHQHHSVCKPPLNHLKPIVKNAERFHRKWGVWPMESWLNAFAERELIEFDKDADSITIHRMPTESEIQKATSLTPAGF from the coding sequence ATGAAGATCAGTGTCCTCACCATCGTTCGCGGACGTCAGGCACATCTCGAAAATCAACTGAAGGGGTTGTTGCAATCTGAAATTCTGCCACACGAATGGGTTGTCGTTGGCATGAATCAGGATGTCACACTTCCGGATTGTCAACGCTTCCCGATTCGCATATCCAGTGTCAATCATCCAACCGAACCGCTTCCCTTAGCGCAGGCTCGCAACCACGCCGCTTCGCTCTGCAAAACCGACGGTTTGGTGTTCCTGGACGTTGATTGCATCCCATCGCCCGACATGATCGGAAACATGTTGAATGCACTTCAAACCGAGGACCGACTGTGGATGGGATGCCCCCGCTACCTCCCCGCGGAAGCCGCCGAAGACGACTGGCAAATGGATCATCTCCAACGACTTTCAGTCGGTCATCCGTTGCAGCCTCAACTTGGCGAGGAAAAACGTCAAGGTTCCGAACGATACGAAATGTTCTGGTCGCTCTGCTTTGCAACCAGCCTCTCTTCCTTCGATCAAATCGGCGGGTTTGACGATTCATTTGATGGCTATGGTGGCGAGGACACCGACTTCGCGTTTTCTGCTCGCAAAGCTGGGGTGCCATTCGGGTTCGTAAACGCTGTTGCCTATCACCAACATCACTCGGTTTGCAAACCACCCCTGAACCATCTCAAACCAATCGTCAAAAACGCTGAACGATTTCACCGCAAGTGGGGCGTCTGGCCCATGGAATCCTGGCTCAACGCCTTTGCGGAGCGAGAACTCATCGAGTTTGACAAAGACGCCGACTCAATCACGATCCATCGCATGCCAACGGAATCCGAAATTCAAAAAGCCACGTCTCTGACACCAGCGGGATTTTGA
- a CDS encoding glycosyltransferase family 4 protein, whose translation MKIGIVGHLKFPIAKPYAGGLEAFTHAYTNALVNRGHEVTLFASGDSDPRLPLTSIIPNATIPESNARLGRLCHDWIESVEDEAYADLMLQLSTSQFDVIHNHSLSPIPLQFSHLLPTRLMTTLHAPVLPRMAAEVQRRNAEACGQFINISNANADAWRSLLPDQTVIHNGVDTSFWVRCKAEKQRRAIWFGRILPDKGTHLALRAAHRAGIPLDVVGPISDQSYFDSEVLPLLRPEDAYHGHRTHEELCTLISRSAVTLVTPCWDEPFGLVVAESLACGTPVAAFNRGALPELIGKSTGRLAKPGSVRDLAQALLGCMKLPGEICRRVAQEHYSFDRMVEQYESLYRKHSNWSFPNEVAA comes from the coding sequence ATGAAAATCGGCATTGTAGGTCATCTCAAATTTCCCATCGCGAAACCATACGCAGGAGGCTTGGAAGCATTCACTCACGCGTACACAAACGCCCTGGTGAATCGAGGTCACGAGGTCACATTGTTTGCTTCGGGAGACTCGGATCCGCGGTTGCCTCTCACGAGCATCATCCCAAACGCCACCATCCCCGAATCCAATGCACGTCTCGGTCGTCTGTGCCACGACTGGATTGAAAGCGTGGAAGACGAAGCTTACGCGGATTTGATGTTGCAACTCAGCACAAGTCAATTTGACGTGATTCACAATCACTCGCTGAGCCCCATTCCTTTGCAGTTCTCACATCTGCTGCCGACACGTTTGATGACGACGCTGCATGCACCGGTCCTGCCTCGGATGGCAGCGGAAGTGCAACGACGAAACGCGGAAGCTTGCGGCCAATTCATCAACATCTCCAATGCAAACGCGGATGCCTGGCGTTCATTGCTGCCCGACCAAACGGTGATCCACAATGGAGTCGACACTTCGTTCTGGGTGCGTTGCAAAGCAGAAAAACAGCGACGTGCCATTTGGTTTGGTCGCATCCTGCCGGACAAGGGAACCCACTTGGCATTGCGTGCCGCACATCGCGCCGGCATCCCGCTTGACGTTGTTGGCCCCATTTCGGATCAAAGCTACTTTGACTCGGAAGTCCTCCCACTGCTTCGTCCGGAAGATGCTTACCATGGTCACCGTACCCACGAAGAACTCTGCACGTTGATCAGTCGTTCAGCCGTGACCTTGGTCACACCATGTTGGGACGAACCCTTTGGATTGGTCGTTGCAGAATCGCTGGCATGTGGGACTCCCGTGGCTGCCTTCAATCGCGGTGCTTTGCCGGAGCTGATTGGCAAATCCACCGGCCGATTGGCCAAGCCGGGAAGTGTCCGTGATTTGGCTCAGGCGTTGCTTGGATGCATGAAGCTGCCTGGTGAAATCTGCCGCCGGGTCGCACAAGAGCACTACAGCTTCGACCGAATGGTGGAACAATACGAGTCGCTGTACCGAAAACACTCCAACTGGAGCTTCCCGAATGAGGTTGCGGCGTGA
- a CDS encoding glycosyl transferase family 28 protein yields the protein MIVRQPHVGFYVHYHGMGHKHRTEAILRQLPVPASVVTSRIHGLDWSGPTLENVIGIECDNDDVPVRGMQHARDVSALHHTPLWTDSITKRVAQYTRWLDETRPDVMVIDVSAEISMLTRLASIPQIVMRQHGRRDDAAHLAAYEAAHSLLAPFPQSMEDDITPDFVQDKTVYLDGFCREEASGSSSQAQRHSRKSDRPLIVVMFGRGGTGDVHQHLRDAATSVPHADWCVLGKEDDTNAERTPANLLFAGWQDHPGSWIADASVVVTSAGHNSVMELGHARCRFIAIAEDRPFEEQIRKAKILSREQLAIGLTDWPQLGQWPTLIEEAMSLDPSPWRDIFEQDGAEQAAEHITRVAQWSQEARLSRELLTL from the coding sequence GTGATCGTTCGACAACCCCATGTGGGCTTCTATGTCCATTATCACGGGATGGGCCATAAGCACCGAACCGAGGCCATTCTTCGTCAGTTGCCGGTGCCAGCATCGGTTGTCACCAGCCGAATTCATGGCCTCGATTGGAGCGGTCCCACGCTTGAGAACGTTATCGGAATCGAATGCGACAACGACGACGTTCCAGTACGTGGAATGCAGCACGCACGAGACGTTTCCGCGCTGCACCACACACCGCTGTGGACAGATTCCATCACGAAGCGAGTCGCTCAGTACACACGTTGGCTGGATGAAACTCGACCAGACGTGATGGTGATCGACGTTTCAGCGGAGATATCGATGCTCACGCGGTTGGCGTCGATTCCTCAGATTGTGATGCGTCAGCATGGACGTCGCGACGACGCTGCTCACTTGGCCGCTTACGAAGCCGCTCACTCCTTGTTGGCTCCCTTCCCGCAATCGATGGAGGATGACATCACACCCGATTTTGTCCAAGACAAAACGGTCTACTTGGATGGTTTTTGCCGCGAAGAAGCAAGCGGATCGTCGAGTCAAGCTCAACGGCACTCACGAAAAAGCGATCGGCCGTTGATCGTGGTCATGTTTGGTCGAGGTGGCACGGGCGACGTTCACCAGCACTTGCGAGACGCGGCGACTTCGGTCCCGCACGCGGACTGGTGCGTCTTAGGAAAAGAAGATGATACGAACGCCGAACGAACACCGGCAAATCTGCTCTTCGCCGGATGGCAAGATCATCCCGGCAGTTGGATCGCTGATGCCAGTGTCGTCGTTACATCTGCTGGCCATAACAGCGTGATGGAGCTCGGTCATGCCCGGTGCCGGTTCATCGCGATCGCGGAAGACCGCCCCTTCGAAGAACAAATTCGCAAGGCCAAGATCCTGAGCCGGGAACAATTGGCAATCGGATTGACCGATTGGCCCCAATTAGGCCAGTGGCCGACATTGATTGAGGAAGCGATGTCCTTGGATCCATCACCATGGCGAGATATTTTTGAACAGGACGGAGCCGAGCAGGCGGCGGAGCACATCACTCGAGTCGCTCAATGGTCCCAGGAAGCCAGATTGTCTCGGGAGTTGTTAACGCTATGA
- a CDS encoding MATE family efflux transporter, which translates to MSESSRRIEHDAYGYRAMVAVAIPLAATVGCFSITLFTDRTLLMWYGPTSSAASMAAGNLYWAIACIPVTAMGFITPLAAMAMGKKRGRGAVALRVWSLLWQCLWFTLACVPAFALIGWMSPDLFEAFGHDVELADQEARYFQTLLLVAPASMLEAGLTAFFVGRRVTRPILQTNIASSVMNVGLDYWFIFGGLGLPAMGVFGAALATTIAMWFKVAVFVVMLMRLNSFGRHFPSAWRPSRHVMTEIIVPGSAIGLQQLIRSGLFSFVLLVIGAASVTGLAATSAALTMYQLLSIPAIGLGTAVTVVTGQALASKGIGLASDTIRRGMRLGLVVALTLAIALAAFPEPLLQIPLGGIGAQERDEIQPLAIRLMRFAAVYALVDVASLLLAASAKGIGKSFVILVATAIPGVVVVAGGWLLAPDGWLRNGSLVGEDQIVIHWWSVLVLWSTAQALLLAGSLCWSTKRTSDAALA; encoded by the coding sequence ATGTCTGAATCGTCCCGTCGAATTGAACATGACGCTTACGGCTATCGAGCGATGGTGGCGGTTGCCATTCCGCTGGCGGCCACCGTTGGTTGTTTCTCGATCACGCTCTTCACCGATCGCACGCTTTTGATGTGGTATGGTCCAACTTCGTCAGCGGCGTCGATGGCGGCGGGCAATTTGTACTGGGCGATCGCATGCATTCCCGTCACTGCAATGGGGTTCATCACCCCGCTTGCTGCGATGGCGATGGGAAAGAAGCGTGGTCGGGGAGCGGTAGCGCTGCGGGTTTGGTCGCTGCTTTGGCAGTGTTTGTGGTTCACTCTGGCTTGCGTTCCAGCCTTCGCGTTGATCGGTTGGATGAGCCCCGATTTGTTCGAAGCCTTTGGACACGACGTTGAACTGGCGGATCAGGAGGCACGCTACTTTCAAACGTTGCTGTTGGTCGCTCCCGCGTCGATGCTGGAAGCTGGCCTGACCGCGTTCTTCGTGGGAAGGCGGGTGACTCGGCCGATCTTGCAAACCAACATCGCCTCGTCCGTGATGAATGTCGGATTGGATTACTGGTTCATCTTCGGTGGGTTGGGATTGCCCGCGATGGGCGTCTTTGGTGCTGCACTCGCAACGACCATTGCGATGTGGTTCAAAGTGGCCGTGTTTGTGGTGATGTTGATGCGTTTGAATTCATTCGGGCGTCATTTTCCTTCCGCATGGCGACCGAGTCGTCATGTCATGACTGAAATCATCGTGCCGGGATCCGCGATTGGATTGCAACAACTGATTCGGTCTGGATTGTTCAGCTTCGTGTTGCTGGTCATTGGTGCGGCTTCGGTCACCGGTTTGGCAGCGACCTCCGCAGCGCTCACGATGTATCAGTTGCTATCGATTCCCGCGATTGGTTTGGGCACCGCGGTCACCGTTGTGACCGGGCAAGCGCTGGCATCCAAAGGGATTGGTTTGGCATCGGACACCATCCGTCGAGGGATGAGGTTGGGATTGGTCGTGGCGCTGACATTGGCGATTGCACTCGCCGCGTTCCCGGAACCTCTGCTGCAGATACCGTTGGGGGGAATCGGCGCGCAAGAGCGAGACGAAATTCAACCGCTGGCGATTCGCTTGATGCGGTTTGCGGCTGTCTACGCTCTGGTCGACGTCGCCAGCCTCTTGCTTGCCGCTTCAGCGAAGGGTATCGGCAAGTCGTTTGTGATCTTGGTGGCAACCGCGATTCCAGGCGTCGTGGTGGTTGCCGGTGGATGGTTGCTGGCACCCGATGGATGGCTTCGGAACGGATCACTGGTGGGGGAAGATCAAATTGTGATTCATTGGTGGTCCGTCTTGGTGCTTTGGTCGACGGCTCAAGCACTCTTGTTAGCGGGGAGTCTGTGCTGGTCGACGAAGCGGACGTCGGACGCGGCATTGGCCTAG